The genome window CAATTCCTGCAAATTTCAAGGAAATGGGCTGAGGAGAGATGTCTTCTCAGcacccacgctgaagaaaaggcaccGGCATCAACTCCACCTACATATCAGGCATCAGAAAGCAGCCGTCTCCTCCACGCTGCAGCCGGCTGGATTAAGCAGGATGCATGTGAAGGAAGGAAGCCTGTCCTACGCAGGATGAAGCCAGGGATTAAGGAGCTTGAACTCGGTTTCTCCTTGGTGCTGCGTATTTGGAAGATGAGCCGTCAGGTTTCGCTTCTCTTGCCAAACCAGTGACACTGGAAGGATCAAGGCCAGGGCAGGGGATTATGCTTCTCCATCAGCCTCAGAGGGAGCACGGCCAGACCCCCGCGAGGCTGCCCTTAGTTGCGGTGACAACAGTGACGCCTGTGCACGTCACACTAAAACAGCTACGttactgaaatgcaaaatcaCCAGCTGTTCCTCCAGACCTGTAGACTTACAGCACATTTGGTCTGCAGGCCTTATGTTGGCAACTGCCATAAGGAGACCATCCTCAGAAGCTAACTTTGCCATCTCCAAAAATTCCTCCAAAAAGCACATTCAGCTCTTTAAGAAATATAAGTCTTCATGAAAAGTGTTTCAGGCAAATTTCTTCGATGCAACCAATTAAATATCTCAGGAAACATTTAACCCTCCTCCTTAGCAGGTCCTTTACTATAGTGCCACAAATTTCTCACAGTAATTATATAAGATATCTGACTTCTAATTAACATTGCAGCTTAATGTTTGATTGATCATCAGCTCCAACGCCCGGGgcaatgctattttaaaatcCCCCTAACTCTTTAACCCCAGTCAAGGGTGCCATGCAATTTATCTATTTGTAAGCAGCCACTTTACCAAAGCAGCATGCGTACTTGTTTCACAACAGCCAATACATCACTTCTGCTCCCGAATTCATTGTGTTCGGACCATTAGGTAACGCAGGGATAATGACAGTAAGTCTCCGTTCTGCCCATTACTCTCTGCAAGCATTTGGAAAATATTAAGGAGTGTAAATAGTCTGTAAAAATCACCCTTGTGCAAGAAAAGTGTTAAACATATGAACTACTTCAGCAGCTTTCAAACACTGGAGGCTACAGAGAATCTCATAGCACAACAATGATTTAATTATGACGAGCTAACTCTCTCCAAGAGTTAGTTTTGCCATCTTAATAAAGCTGACAAGGACCCCGCTATCAAGATGAAAGGCTTTGCTTACAGCATGAACCTGCGTGTTTGGGGGAAGCCAGTGTCACTCAGTTACAATATTTTTGCCTTCACCATCATCTCAGCTCCCGGCACCACCTGGGTTGAGCAGCGACAGCGTCTGAACTGCGTACCTCGTCCCGTACATATTTCCGGAGAACTCTGCGTGCTCGATGAATTCACCAGCATCgatttctttctgcatttcctcTCTGGTCACAAAGTGGTAATCTGGatagggaaaacaaggaaaacagccAGAAATTAATAGCTTTGAAGGTAAAGCTCATGGGCAAAATGACACCCATGGGTGCTTAGCGGAGGCTTTAAGCAGGCTTAAATTCTGCTTTGGACAACACTGGCAGACTGCAATTATCTATGTCCTAATTACTGTATACAGCATCCCCTTTCCACACCAACTGCCCAGACACCTGCTCAAAATGTTTTGGAGTTTTCTGTGCGGCCAGACACGCTGCTGGAACCCCTTTTTCATACCCCTTCCCCTTTCTCATGCAGCAGCAaactcctccctgctccccacaggtGTGGAACACATTACAGCAGGACTGCCAAGGCCTCcaatttgaaaacatttatgaTTAAAGACTAGAAtaggatgagagagaaagagagggagataAAAGGgaacatcaaaaccaaacaaactaaaaaggaaTGTTTCTCTGTCTTTTGTTAAAGTTCCTCCCTTTCATTTCAGAGTGAAAACCGCCATAAGAAATTAAGTGCAAACCTCATTTGATTCTTTCTGAAATACgcaaataaaccagaaaacagaaaagcagctggcCAGCTGCACACAAGCTATTAATACAGATAAAGGCATCTCGTTAAGCAGTTGCATTTCCCAAAGGACTGTGCAGTTGAAGTACCTCACCAGAGCTGCCTGGCACTTTGGAAAACCAAGCCACTCAACACCCAAGTATGGACCAGGGTGCTTAAACTGGGAGCTCTGCTCTGAAAACGTCAGCCAGGAAGTCACAGAGATGGCGTCTAGAAAAGGAAACTGGCAGCACATGCTCTGCCTCTGTTAACATTTCACCGCTTAATTAAATTTTGGGTTTGTTCTGCTAAGTCCATCCCTCTTCGTTATTTTCCCTACAATGCATGGCacatgctgcagagcagcagtaaATGGCTACGGTCTAATTGACACCGagatcaagaaaaaaattgtgtgtgtgtgtatatatacagacacacacacacactcaaataCATCATTACTGAAtgtctgctcctcctgcctcaggAAATGCACACTATAAACATAAATGTAGGACTAACTTATCTCCTAGTGGGGATTCATGCATCCACTTCACATAAGAACTTAAAAATTTTTCAGAGGAATCGCTTCCCGAGTCTGACGAGACTGCAACACACTCACCTTTGCCGTTTACTTCCCCGGGTCTTGGCTGCCTCGTGGTATCTGCAAGCAAAAACAAACCTTGTGAATTTTGTAGATCACCCAAGGAAGTAATAgtatcaaagaaataaaagcacacacACAGCAGATTAACGCAATCACGTAGTAAGCTGATCCTCTGTTTCAAATGATCAAAGCTTCTGGAATCAGCTAGTGTAACACACAACGACATGCAGGATTGGCCTTTAATCGAAGAATCCTAGATAATCTGAAAACAATCAATTAAGACTGTTAGGGGCTGAGCTGTCAGTCTGGGACCTACCAAGCTGGGCTTAGTTTTCATCTCTGCTACAGTCTTGTGTAATCCTAGACACACTATTCGGACCTCTGCCTCAGTTCAGGGGAATTAGCAATGCCCTACTTCGCAGAGTTACCTTCATTTTAAAAGATCACGCAGCACCTACATCGGTGCTTAAAATAGCCAGATTTAATGAATAAAGGCAAACTCCTGCATGAGGTACCTGCACGAGGTAGGTGAATAAATCAGACAGCCTTCAAACTCATTCAGACTAGTATTATTCTAAGCGCGTGCTCTGCAAACCAAAAAGGAACCGATGGTCATCACGGAGGGCAATGCAAATTACTTTATTTAGGACCGGCAGGAGTTAATCCAATGCAATAAGGCTCTGATCGCCTCCAAGTTTTCTATAAAGCACCAAGGTGCCTCCAAGTGGTTTATggagatttaggaaaaaaaatatctaccaAGAGGCAACCTTGAGGAAAACTGTAAAATTTAGTTTGGCATTAGATGAGAAATTCAGTTGAATCAAGAGCACAGGATGAAACACACAAAAGGAAAGATAATTTTAAGGTTTATTTCATCTCCAGTAACATGAAATTTTTAAACATCCAGTATTTGCCCTTTCAAGGTAGAATGAATTCGGGTCTCACAGATTTCAAAGCAAGAATTTTTACCTGCAGTATCCAAAGCATAAGGACAGTAAAATAAATTTCGATAACGTACTTAAAAACACCTTGCAGAGCTCCAGGAAAAATCAGGTGAATGAGCTGTGGACACAGCCCAGATTCTGAGGGTAACCTTTCAGGTGTTGCTCAAGGAAACAAAATTGGTACGGCAACAGGCAAGCTGCCTGAAGAAAATTCCCTGCACTTACTCTGTTGTGGATGCAGGAGGACTTCAGCGAGGACTTCAGCAGTGCCTGCAGCCTCCGGGCAGGCGTGAGTGGACTGAGCTGGCCGGCCAGGGGTTATTTTCACAttacaggtagaaaaaaaaaaaaggacccttGGCCAGCACTTAGTGACCAACGTAGAAAAAGTCAACAAACCACCAGagcaatggcaggaggaggaacgtACAGAGGTGATGGAGCGAACTGCCTCACTTGCTGACCCGGTAATGAGATGGGCTTAATGAAGCTCTTTAGTTTTAAATCTGAGACTCTGGTTTGCAGCCCCTGGGCTGTTAAAATCCCCATCAGCTCTCCGCCACCAGGTGGACGGAAAGAATTGGTGTTTGAAGCAGAGGtggcgggggagggggtgggtgggaatTTTGTTACTTTCAGAGTCAAGAAtgactcagaaaaaaatctcatcgCCTCTCCAAGCCGTGTTTGGAGGTGGGGAGTCACCAGACCTGGAAAGGATGCTATTCCAGACAAATCTCAGACTTGCCACTTAACAGCTGTTCTAAAGGGCATCCTGACTTATTTAAACATCCCAAAGAGCTCACAGACAGACAGACTAGGACACAGGCAAGCCACAGGAGCCTGTTATTTGGGGCTACAGAAGCAGGCTCTGGGCTAGCAGCCCTGAACTCCTCCACTACCCTTCCACAGAGACGTACAGATACTCACGGGAGACGCTGAAGCCGAAGATGTTCTCATAATCTTTAAGCAATTTCTTTAACAAAGTGCTCTTCCCTGCACCTGATGGACCACTCAGGACCACTGGTCTCGGCCCCTGCATGGctagagagacagaaaaatacgTGTCTGGTTAGAAACACCCATGGAAAAACACAGCTATGGATTCCCAGAGGTGCTTGGCCCCACACAAAAGTGTCTATGCTTTACCCTCGGATACAACTGTCTGCAGGCAAATCTGAAATCAGAAGTCACAAGCCTAGACCTGATAGGAAGTAGATGAGAGTGCAGGAAATACCAGGGAAATTCAATGAACTATTAAATTAGCAAACTGGCTGTAGAAAGTGGGAGCTGCCGCCTCTGAACTGCTGCAAAAGGTCTGGTCTGGAAGCCCTGAGGACTCGGATATCAGGTGAGGCCCCAGTTCTTACCTGGGGAACAAATACCTCGGACAAATAAAGGACATGTATCACCGCCACATGAACAATTGTTCTTGAGGGACTGAGGTTAAACTCATGGGACATAACCcaaaggaggaggaaactgggCTCCAGCTGCCACTAAACTGGGATAATTCAAGCCAGCTCTGTCCTAGCTCTGTTCTGTCATCAGGGTTGGGTCCCTCTGGGACCCAAATCCTAGGGAAGATTTTCTCTAAGAGGAGGAAAATGCTGTCTGTGCCTGGTTGTGTCTGGAAACTCGGGACATCCACACACAATGGCAATGCA of Rissa tridactyla isolate bRisTri1 chromosome 2, bRisTri1.patW.cur.20221130, whole genome shotgun sequence contains these proteins:
- the GUK1 gene encoding guanylate kinase isoform X4, with amino-acid sequence MSWRRLRGPIARAAAMQGPRPVVLSGPSGAGKSTLLKKLLKDYENIFGFSVSPQSTHACPEAAGTAEVLAEVLLHPQQNTTRQPRPGEVNGKDYHFVTREEMQKEIDAGEFIEHAEFSGNMYGTSKGAVQAVQAQNQICVLDIDIQGVKNIKRTDLNPIYISVQPPSIDILVSDRLPLPLSS